From Amaranthus tricolor cultivar Red isolate AtriRed21 chromosome 4, ASM2621246v1, whole genome shotgun sequence:
TTGTGATCCTATACTACACAATATCATGTTGAATGTTGATCAAGAGAATTGCTAAATTTTATGAAGCTCTCTTCCATTTCATAGATTTAGTTATAATGTGAATTtgtacaaaataattatttagtgaataaaaaaaattgggatgaaatgaaaaaaattaaattaaatttgtagATGAAATTTAcctaaaaattatgatattatatataaacacatacatatatacagaGATGAGATCCAATAAGATGGTTgtttaaaataagaaggataaaaAACATTATACACACTTAATTTCAATTAGATAAAGAAAATATAAGATCATGATAGAGCTAGAAAAACCAACCAAAGTGGTGAATggtgaaaactaaaaataagtttaaatacaagtttaaaatatatacatattcgGGTGATAAGTTTGTAAATTATTAGACATTTACTaaaatatgtacatacatacttGAAAAGTGTTCATGTTCAAgtgattttttttgaataacaCAAACTTTTCCCttgacatatatataaacacccTTTTAGACATTATATATACCTTTTGCCACAACATATATATCTAAGTATAGTTATCACAGTTTTACATGATTTTATCTAATCATCCCATATATAGAGAGagaatgaataaataaaatagtaacaAATTGAGTAGAAGGGGATTTATAATATATCCATTTGTGGTTACAAATAGAAAAGTTAATAGGAGTAATTTATATGGGGTTAGGTGCATTGATTAAACTAATCATTTATAATTAGCTTTAGATTGAAGCTAAATGTGGCAATTAGGCATTATGTAACTTATGACCCTATTTATGTTCAATTCCACTTAGAAggataaaaatattgaaaaatatatatccCAGAATCTGTTTTAAGTGTAACCAAAAGATTTTGTGCTTGTACACTTGCATTCTTTATATCCAGTTTTTGACTTCTAAGACACTCTCTACTTTAACTAATTGATTTTAGTAATCATTTCAGAAATGATCAGGTTGAAAATTAATTTCTAAATTCTGATAGAAATTGaaatattatcacaaatttCTTGGAGTTTTTGCAAATTTTACTAGATTAACTTATTCCGAAGCTTCAATcttcaatttgaatttttaatttaattagttgcttgaTACATAATCAGAAGTCATCGTTAAAGAAGGACTACAAATTTGAATCTTATCCACTTCTCATTTCAAGTAAAATATTTAGCAGCTTATATGCGGGTTGAGAAGAACATGTATTACATCTACAGTACTTCTATTCTAAAGGACTCTCATGTGAGAAGGCGTGATATTATAGGAGTATAATTTATCATAGAACTGTAAATGTTGTAAAAGTTTTTTGTTAAGTTGTttccttaaaatattttattttcattaatgtaaattaattataGAAGTCACatttagtaaaaattaattaagtgaaaataagtaaaatacaaacaaaaaataGAGTTCCAAAGAAaaacaacaagaaaaataataaatttaatgaaaaaaggCACAAAAATGGTCCAATCTATGAACCATCTTTAAATTATTGAATTTATGGTCTAATATTTCAATAAAGAAAACATGGACCAATTTATAAGCAAATCAATtagttttgtctttaatatttggaagaccCTTCAATAGCAAGTTGATTGGTGATGTGGAtagctttattatttttcatgtgTTGAGTTTCTCTGTGTAGGGTAATTAAAAACCACTCACAATGaaaaatagtaatagtaatattttAAGTTTGGTCTAgtctaatttaaaaaattaattttaatactaataaattataaaaataagtaataaataGATTATAATAAAATCTTAATACTAGCTTTAAAGTCTCATTTAAAATAGGAATGAGTATGAAACTTTTATTACAAGAAAAAAACTTTCAAACAATTAGATACactcataatattttataaggattcaacatattaaattattagttttagAATTTTAATCAGAGTTTCCTGTAATTCAAAAATATCATAATAAGACAACAAATCACCCTTTAAATGTCTTAGtcaattttttagttttcatgTGATTTATAATTGTTAATGGTATGGAGTAGGGATGAGTATCGATCAGTTTGATCCAATTAAATTTGGATTCAGACCCTAATTTTATTATCGAATTCAGACTTAGATACAGATTCATAGAATTTGTAAAATTTGGACTCAAACTCAAATCTTTAGTATCTGGTGGGTCTATGATCTGAATCTGGGtccaaaatattttttcttaaaaactttttaaaaatttattatgcaATTTTTGACTATTTGTATAAATCTTTAAGCATTTTCGACTAATAAATATCTTCTAATACTTAATTCTAATTGAGCAAATAACTATATGAAATTTTCTAACATTCAAattcttaaaacaaaatatttattaagtcttttaatttttaaagtataaataCAACGACCACATTTGAAATTACATAAAGTTTAAAATCACGTAACgttcaaaaatataacaaaaattcaaatcaaataattaaatacacataatcTGAATTGGATTTGGGTATCAAATATATGGATTTGAACCCAAATTCAAATCCAAATGTTATAAACTCAAATCCAATCCGATTTCATAAGGTTTAAAAACAACTAAATTCAAacctttaatttaaaattagatcgAGTTTAGAGTCCAAGACCCATACTCCTCCTTACAATATCGAGGGAGGGAGTATATCATCTAATAGTAGTAATATAAGTAGATTACTAGCTTAGAAAAGTACTGAAAGTATATTCCCTCACCACTTTTTATGGGTGTTTGAGGAGTCCCCAACACTTTAGTCAGTTAACCCACTTTCTAAATTCCTCCCCCCAAtccaaaaaaaacaattaaaaagataaaaattatttCGGTGAaagtaaagaaaacaaaaaaaatattctctTTGCTTAAGGTGTTTAACAGGCTCGATGACTCAATTTTTACTGACCTTATAAACGAATTTGACTTGATccgacttcaaaataaatttaaaaatatgtaaagaTCAATGTGGATACAAGACCCGATTTTGAACCGACCTAAAACACCTGAACCGAAATCGACaagatgacccgaatgaacacctctactctcTCCCATTAAGAACTAtctccattttcttttaatccaTTGGGtttgtttctatttttgatcgtaactcattatttttttgattttcatctaTACATTGATCTTACTTTTGAATCATCGGATTCACACAATACCATAATTTATACCTCTAACTCTGGACCAACTAAATACAAACTATAGAGGTGTAAAGGGACATGTCATGTGCATTGTGCAATCAACaaagaagtaaaaaaaaaaaaaaaaaaaaaaaagcattaaacAGGCAGTTGAACTTAGTTGATGATAAAAATTGGTGAGATAGGGATAGATgaatacacatacacatacacatacacccAAAAACTAGATATTACTGTGGAAACATTCAACCATTTATGTCTccatttaaataaagtatttaaaTATGGCCCCCTTTTTGTTTTGTGTTTTAGGAAATCATGGGGGACAACTTTGCAAGCTAAGCTTCCCATCATTTGTATTGTGTATTGCATTTATACACATCCATCATACTTTTCTCCATATACATCCAACTTAAATGAATTACTCctttttttcctttcaattTTTACCCTTAAATAACTCAAAAAACTCTtaacaaatataaatcatatggtgcaaatttaaaagataaaaaaagcttatatcattattaaatatttatcaattcgatgttttaatatatttggatgtatatttttttgacaaaaatatatGTCAGTAAATATCAATCACGACTTATCTTAAAAGCTAttaaattgatataaattattagaTCAATAAAGTAATCCTTGTGTTTGCAATTAAAATTACATAATAcgtctaaaattttaaaagttggtCCGAACGATCAACTTCTACCTTAACCTTCCCTCACCTTAACTCATCGCTTCGCCTTTGTATATTTTACATATGAATATGAGTCCATATTTCATATTATTGTGTCATACTTAGAttcaatatttcttttttttttttaatttcatatgtcTATATTCTTtcatctattttttttcaaatttttatatttacttccaaataaattaatagagtagAAGTCGGTAGTTACATTAGGAAGATTCTAGCTCATAATCTTACAATAATTGTCAAGTGTTTCTACCAACTAAGCTACCCACTTTTGAATTTATACTCTTATATTCTTataagataaattatttaattttatatatttcttaatgtattattttaattttagttatctttaattatattgatcggttaaaaaagtcaaaaattaataataataaaattaacatcgTAATAAATAAGCAAGATTGCATTTAACtatatttaacttataaattaaaaaaatacaaaccgaaaataatttgtgaattagtgtaaaaaataaatggaaaatgAGAAAGAAAAAGTTTGTTATTATATCCACATTCCGATCATAATCATGTTACTCGgttattaagtaataaaaaatgaaacaaataattaatgacCAAATCCACTAAACTATGAGACACTAGTTTAAGGTACTTTTTTAAGAAGCAAAAGAGGCTTTTTATAGgagtatattaaatattaattgtattgatttttacaaataaatttctaaaagttTGAGTCTTTTATTCTATTCTATACAATTTTTAAagttatgaaaaataaagataaatgaaaaatatacaatttttttatttggaggTGAGGAGAGTCTCTAATCGGCAATTTGATTAAATGAAAAAttggtaaatataatattagggaatattttaaatgaaactTTAAATAGTTATCAATTTTATTGTCGACATCTATATATCTGgtgtattatttaattaatctaTAAAGTATTTCCATTAGTGGCtaattgtttttaattgatgagtTAATCTTACTTACCAAAAAAAGTAATTACTAATTACACATCGAGGACCACAAGTTGTGatccaaaaaaacaaaaaaataatggcAAAATTATGATATTCTTAGGTGACAAGATCCGATCATATCGCTTGTTATCTAGCTATATGTGTCAATTACTTTGAtctttaggtttttttttttttttttttttttttctttttcttttctaaaaatataaatatttttgaacCTCTCAAACATTTGCTCCTATCCACTTTCTTTAGCTAGTATCATTAAAACcgtacaataataataataataataataataataataataataataataataatgttttctCAAATAATATGTTATTATCCATTATAATTTACAAGTATTTCAAATACGTTTATTTCTTCCCTCAAACATTTAAATACAAATGATGTGAAAATCATAAAAGTGAATAAATAGAAGTCGTAAAAGCTACTACTTTTGTTTCATAATATTTGCACTATTTTCATTTAATACAAATATTAAGGAAATCATTTATTGATAGAAAATTATCATTGTTGTCCATAATCGTCTTTAAATAAAACATAAGTGTAAGAGATAATGAAGTAGTTGTATGAAAATTATTAATGGATTTACTTTGGtgttgaaaattaattaatataaaacaaaCATTTAGCAAATTTCTTAAGTAATAGGagtattaacaaaaaaaatatattccctttaatttttttaatttgtctcatttatttattgaccacttttaatttgcattttattcttaacttaaatttcaaaatatagttaattaaaatcttgtttgattcatctaaatgcaaattttattaatattaaattttaataatttttaattatgcacaattaaaaatatttaaaattgaattagtaGAGTGAATAACGTAACTAAATGatacaacttaaaaaaaattacagcgAGTATATTAAAAGAAATAGAAGACCTCTAAATGTGAAATCTATTGGTGTGAAGTACTCTATAATAAACTCAAAGACAAATTATATAGaactataaaattaataattattttaaatttcattcagaatgttttctaaaattttatatttataaaagatattttctattgaattcaaaataattatcaaatttattgcaaaagaaaattaaaaaaatatatatataaatgtatatagaTTATAAGATTTCATTAATCTCAAAATTAAACTCTTTCTAATTATCATTAGTTATTTACAGCCGCATCATGATCATATTAATATACaccatcaaaatcaataaaaaaaatctactttaattctaattatactagtatttataatatttatataaaaaaaagaaaaaaaaataaaattaaagagaagAGAATCCAGTGTAGTTAAAATGATCAACATACTGATGAAGATCACAGGAATCAGCAGCTAACAACCGTTGATTAAACTGATCAAGCAAATCATGAAGTAAAAAAGGTGTACGGCAAAGAGGACACGTACGATGATCAAGGTCCATCCAACGGTCCAGACAATCTTGATGAAAAATATGATTACAGTTGCATAACCATCTGATTTCTTCTCCTTTAACAAATTCATATAAACAAACAGCACATGTTTCTTTTTTCTGTTGTTCTTCGGATACCCGAATAACCGGGAGAAGTTCCCGGGTCAAGATGGCGGATAAGGGTGGGGTTGTGGGTCCCAATCGGGCTATAGAGGGTGTTGGTTGTGGGTCGGGTAATGGGCCGGGTTCGAGGAAATCGGATAAGCCCATGAGAGTGAAGAGGTTAGAGAGGATGGTACGGATAAGAGTGAAGAAGGTAAGAGTGTGAATGAAGAGAGTAGGGATGAAGACTTCTGTGTAACCAACGGGGAAACCCATGATGTGTTTTTGGTGAATGAATAATAAGATGGGGGAGAATATGGATggagtattatattttatataaggaGAATGGACTACTTTTATAAGGAGAAAAGGTGGTGGGGTGGGGGAATCACTAATGGTAACTTGTTAAGTGTGTGAAAGCATACTCACAAAGTCTCCTTCAGAAGTGTTCATTTGAGTTATTAGGTTAAATGTTTTAAACTGGTTTGAAATTGAGTTTTGTGTCTGTATTGTTTTTTACATGATTATACATCATTTTAATGTCGGGTCAAATCGAATTCGGTTATAAGGTCcgataaattttaaatcataaggTCCGTTTTAAACCCCTCTAGTCCCAATAAATTGCAACAACATGACATTGCATGcaaatagagaaaataatagTGATCAATTATTTTGTGTGAAAACAAAATAAGAGGAATATAAAAGAAGATATGTGGatggaaattttaaaaatatggtAAAACTATTACTATTAGAAATGTAACAAAGTTAAATGAATGGGTTAAGATGACTAGAAGTGTTGAAGCCTCTTAGAGTAAGAGGATGTTTGATAGTATTCaattaaaatgatttatttgactggttgattttattaatgaattatCTAATCAGTTGATTTTAAACTCGCTGCTGAGAGTTACTTGTTTAAAAACATTTTATTCATATGAAATAATTTTGTCAACTAGTCCATTTATCAAATACTAAGATTTGATAATTTGATCACTAAACTTTCTATCCGcaccaaaataaattgttattcaatatattatattattattttacctaATATCTCATAGTAGTAAGTAATGCTCATTGTAGGTCCGAATGTGCATAAATTTCTCATGTTTTATAAAGGTTAATCAACTTTTTCTTGTGATATCATATAGTAATATTGTTTGTTTTCAATTGAAGAGTGGATAGTAATAGTCTAATAAAGTAAATGATAgacttatattttaaaattttaattataaaattaaatttataattgatttgattatttaatatgCTATTAGAATTAATATAGCAGAATGTTGCAGATtcaaattttatgttatttataaTCAGTGGCGGATCAAGGGTTCGGAAACTCAAGGAGCGTCAATTAATGGACGAAATTTCGACAAAGTTTCATTGTAAAATTAACAGCTATTTTACACTTagttgataaaattttaaatacgaaatatcataaaagaaatggaacaaaataaatcaactgacctaataaaaaaataagacaaaattactaaaataagggagtatttatcatcaaaagactttactattaattttacacttttacttTTACCAATAGAAAAGtctacttaaattttttttttcaaaaaaagcctaaaaatacGTAACCCCGTAGACTTCAATATACATTCGCCAGTATTTATAttaagtgaaatatttaatgtTAAGTGTGAAGAAATAATGTCTTAGATCTTAGAATGGAAGTGTAAACTTACATATGATTAGAGTATGCTCCCCCTTCCCTTTTCATCCTCTTTTCCTCGTCTCTTTACCCTCACTTCCTCATCTTTCTAGCTTTCTCTCccattcttcttcattaattCT
This genomic window contains:
- the LOC130811345 gene encoding brassinosteroid-responsive RING protein 1-like, which encodes MGFPVGYTEVFIPTLFIHTLTFFTLIRTILSNLFTLMGLSDFLEPGPLPDPQPTPSIARLGPTTPPLSAILTRELLPVIRVSEEQQKKETCAVCLYEFVKGEEIRWLCNCNHIFHQDCLDRWMDLDHRTCPLCRTPFLLHDLLDQFNQRLLAADSCDLHQYVDHFNYTGFSSL